From a single Herpetosiphon gulosus genomic region:
- a CDS encoding type 1 glutamine amidotransferase domain-containing protein: MSHHLKGKRVAIIATHGFEQSELEEPKAALEQAGAKTHVISLKAGTIRGWKEQDWGSEIAVDYTLEQVNPADYDGLLLPGGVMNPDKLRRETSVLNFVRAMAEAGKPIAAICHGPWTLIDAGIAKGRMLTSYPTLQNDLKNAGAEWVDREVVVDNGLVTSRNPQDIPAFNRKFIEELGEGLHKQVG; the protein is encoded by the coding sequence ATGAGTCATCATTTAAAGGGCAAACGAGTGGCGATTATTGCAACTCATGGCTTTGAGCAAAGCGAGCTTGAAGAACCAAAAGCAGCCTTAGAGCAAGCCGGAGCCAAAACCCATGTCATTTCGCTCAAGGCTGGCACGATTCGCGGCTGGAAAGAGCAAGATTGGGGCAGCGAGATTGCCGTTGATTATACGCTTGAGCAAGTCAACCCTGCTGATTATGATGGGTTGTTGTTGCCTGGCGGCGTAATGAACCCCGATAAACTGCGGCGCGAAACCAGCGTTTTGAATTTTGTACGAGCGATGGCCGAGGCTGGCAAACCAATTGCTGCCATTTGCCATGGCCCTTGGACGCTGATCGATGCTGGAATTGCCAAAGGCCGTATGCTCACATCGTACCCAACCTTACAAAACGACCTGAAAAATGCGGGAGCCGAGTGGGTTGATCGCGAGGTCGTGGTCGATAATGGCCTAGTGACCAGCCGCAATCCCCAAGATATTCCGGCCTTCAATCGCAAATTTATTGAAGAATTAGGCGAAGGTTTACATAAACAGGTTGGTTGA
- the glpK gene encoding glycerol kinase GlpK: MQYIAALDQGTTSTRCMVFDHNGNVVGVDQREHTQIFPQPGWVEHNPAEIWQRTQGVIAGALAAANIEKTDLAALGITNQRETTVIWDRHTGKAIYNALVWQDTRTDSLVRQFAADGGQDRFRAQTGLPLATYFSATKIRWLLDQVEGAQAAAEAGDLLFGTIDCFVAWWLTGGPHGGLHITDTTNASRTLLLNLATGDWDAELLEIFRIPRSMLPSVRSSSEVYGPCRGQLDGVPLAGILGDQQAATVGQVCFEVGEAKNTYGTGNFMLLNTGERLVQSRHGLITTPAYHFGQQPTWALEGSIAVTGSLVQWLRDNLGIIHSAAEVEPLAASVADNGGVYLVPAFSGLFAPHWRSDARGVLVGLTRYANKAHIARAALEATAYQTREVVSAMAQDSGVELTALKVDGGMVANELLMQFQADILGVPVVRPKVAETTALGAAYAAGLAVGYWANPAELRANWSESKRWEPQMSSDQRDSLYAQWNKAVQRTLNWQD; encoded by the coding sequence ATGCAGTATATTGCGGCACTCGACCAAGGCACAACTAGCACGCGCTGTATGGTTTTCGATCACAATGGCAATGTTGTCGGGGTTGATCAACGTGAGCATACCCAGATTTTCCCGCAGCCAGGCTGGGTCGAGCATAATCCCGCCGAGATTTGGCAACGCACGCAGGGCGTGATCGCTGGAGCATTGGCAGCGGCCAACATTGAAAAAACTGATCTGGCGGCGCTGGGCATTACCAATCAGCGCGAAACAACCGTCATTTGGGATCGTCACACAGGCAAGGCAATTTACAATGCGTTGGTCTGGCAAGATACCCGCACTGATTCGCTTGTGCGCCAATTTGCTGCCGACGGCGGCCAAGATCGTTTTCGAGCGCAAACAGGCTTGCCCTTGGCGACCTACTTTTCGGCTACCAAAATTCGTTGGCTACTTGATCAGGTTGAGGGTGCACAGGCAGCAGCTGAGGCTGGCGATCTGTTGTTTGGCACGATCGATTGTTTTGTGGCTTGGTGGCTGACGGGCGGTCCACATGGCGGTTTACACATCACCGACACCACCAATGCCTCACGCACCTTGCTGCTCAACCTCGCGACTGGTGATTGGGATGCTGAACTATTGGAAATTTTTCGAATTCCGCGCAGCATGTTGCCCAGCGTGCGATCCTCAAGCGAGGTATATGGCCCATGTCGCGGCCAACTCGATGGCGTGCCGTTGGCGGGAATTTTGGGCGATCAACAGGCTGCGACGGTTGGGCAAGTGTGTTTTGAAGTTGGCGAAGCCAAAAATACCTATGGCACTGGCAATTTTATGCTGCTCAATACTGGCGAACGCTTGGTGCAATCGCGCCATGGCTTGATCACCACGCCAGCCTATCATTTTGGCCAGCAGCCAACGTGGGCCTTAGAAGGCTCAATCGCGGTAACTGGCTCGTTGGTGCAATGGCTACGCGATAATTTGGGAATTATTCACAGCGCGGCTGAGGTTGAACCATTGGCTGCCAGTGTGGCTGATAACGGTGGCGTGTACCTTGTGCCCGCCTTTTCGGGCTTGTTTGCCCCCCATTGGCGCTCCGATGCGAGGGGAGTGTTGGTTGGGCTAACCCGCTATGCCAACAAAGCGCATATTGCACGGGCGGCACTTGAAGCGACTGCCTACCAAACCCGCGAAGTCGTCAGCGCCATGGCCCAAGATTCAGGGGTTGAGTTGACTGCGCTCAAAGTTGATGGCGGAATGGTGGCGAATGAATTGCTTATGCAATTTCAGGCTGATATTTTGGGTGTGCCAGTTGTGCGGCCCAAAGTTGCCGAAACCACCGCCTTAGGGGCAGCCTACGCTGCGGGTTTGGCCGTTGGCTACTGGGCGAATCCAGCTGAATTACGCGCCAATTGGAGCGAAAGCAAACGTTGGGAGCCACAAATGAGCAGCGATCAGCGTGATAGCTTATATGCACAATGGAATAAAGCAGTGCAACGCACGCTCAATTGGCAAGATTAA
- a CDS encoding response regulator yields the protein MVLVVDDSPFIRAFVAAALARIDVATCEAESVRAARAICHERTLEAVVVDFELPDEPGVALCREMQRLSNVPVVLMSGHSEDDVRAQFPLHQQPYFLAKPFTLNQIQGLIQQIIGVAC from the coding sequence ATGGTCTTAGTTGTCGATGATTCGCCGTTTATTCGTGCGTTTGTGGCAGCAGCCCTAGCACGGATCGACGTGGCAACTTGCGAGGCTGAGAGTGTGAGGGCAGCGCGTGCCATCTGTCATGAGCGAACATTGGAAGCAGTGGTGGTGGATTTTGAGTTGCCCGATGAGCCTGGTGTGGCCTTATGTCGCGAGATGCAACGGTTGAGCAATGTGCCAGTTGTCCTGATGAGTGGGCATAGCGAGGATGATGTGCGTGCTCAATTCCCCTTACATCAACAACCCTACTTCCTAGCCAAACCCTTCACCCTCAATCAAATTCAAGGGCTGATTCAGCAAATCATCGGCGTTGCCTGCTAA
- a CDS encoding MFS transporter gives MKRSPLLTIFLIAFVGTMSYGVVIPITPFYAQEFGASEVQVGMIVGSYALMQFIFAPILGQLSDRYGRRPLLILSLIGTVCSLLLFGFANSLIWLFVGRMFDGATGGNISIAQAYVSDITTDKDRARGMGMVGAALGLGFIAGPAIGALLSKDGNYQLPIFVAAGIAVLSLILTIVMLPEPERHAPQQGRTFNLMKLLAAVRKPNVGRLLSITLLINLAFVAFETTFALFAARRLEFGSHQTGYTLAGVGIVVAIVQGGLIRRLAARFGEATLIVSGSLLLALSLAGLGFIQNVWHLVAICIVLAVGEGLLTPSLSSLVSRNSPASERGENMGLYQSMSSLARIFAPLYATWMLSNVGEASPYLMGSVLVVAGALIAVGLPSAEPQAQPAH, from the coding sequence ATGAAACGCTCTCCACTTTTGACCATTTTTTTGATCGCGTTTGTTGGAACCATGAGCTATGGTGTGGTGATTCCGATCACGCCGTTTTATGCGCAGGAGTTTGGGGCTTCCGAGGTTCAGGTTGGCATGATTGTCGGTAGTTATGCCTTGATGCAATTTATTTTTGCCCCGATTCTTGGCCAATTATCCGACCGCTATGGTCGTCGCCCGCTGTTGATTTTAAGTTTGATTGGCACAGTTTGTAGCTTGTTGCTGTTTGGTTTTGCTAATAGCCTGATTTGGCTGTTTGTCGGGCGCATGTTCGATGGCGCAACTGGCGGCAATATCTCGATTGCCCAAGCCTATGTTAGTGATATTACCACCGATAAAGATCGTGCTCGTGGCATGGGCATGGTTGGGGCGGCACTTGGCTTAGGCTTTATCGCTGGGCCAGCAATTGGCGCATTGCTCAGCAAAGATGGCAATTATCAGTTGCCAATTTTTGTGGCAGCGGGGATTGCAGTGCTGAGTTTAATTTTAACGATTGTGATGTTGCCTGAGCCAGAGCGCCATGCCCCCCAACAAGGCCGTACTTTTAATCTCATGAAACTCTTGGCCGCAGTTCGCAAGCCGAATGTTGGCCGTTTGCTCAGCATTACCTTGTTGATTAACTTGGCATTTGTGGCCTTTGAAACCACCTTTGCCTTGTTTGCAGCGCGGCGTTTGGAGTTTGGCTCGCATCAAACTGGCTATACCTTGGCTGGGGTTGGGATTGTAGTGGCGATTGTGCAAGGCGGCTTAATTCGGCGCTTGGCGGCGCGGTTTGGTGAAGCAACCCTGATTGTCTCAGGCTCGTTGCTGCTAGCACTTTCATTGGCAGGCCTGGGCTTTATTCAAAATGTTTGGCATTTGGTGGCAATTTGTATTGTGCTGGCAGTTGGCGAAGGTTTGCTCACGCCATCGCTTTCGTCGTTGGTCAGCCGCAATTCACCAGCTAGCGAGCGGGGCGAGAATATGGGCTTGTATCAATCGATGAGCAGTTTGGCCCGGATTTTTGCCCCGTTGTATGCCACTTGGATGCTTTCCAACGTTGGCGAAGCTTCGCCCTACCTGATGGGCAGCGTGTTAGTTGTGGCAGGAGCGTTGATTGCCGTTGGTTTGCCTAGCGCTGAACCGCAAGCTCAACCAGCGCATTAG
- a CDS encoding DUF3224 domain-containing protein: MSTTAKATFSILEWDEKPFHEQTGEGKLTRAHVRYRYEGDLVGESTVEYLMAYPEVGDASYVGLQRFVGTLAGKTGSFVLQHVGTANQVDVFDQIEVVAGSATDELAGLRGHGKLAISGHSENYPFAIEYEFV; encoded by the coding sequence ATGAGTACAACTGCGAAGGCAACGTTTAGCATTTTAGAATGGGATGAAAAGCCTTTTCACGAACAAACCGGCGAAGGCAAACTGACCCGCGCCCATGTGCGTTATCGCTATGAAGGTGATTTAGTCGGCGAAAGCACGGTTGAATATTTGATGGCCTACCCCGAAGTTGGCGATGCAAGCTATGTTGGCCTACAGCGCTTTGTTGGTACGTTGGCTGGTAAAACTGGTAGTTTTGTGTTGCAACATGTGGGCACTGCCAATCAGGTTGATGTGTTCGATCAAATTGAGGTTGTAGCTGGCTCGGCTACCGACGAATTAGCAGGTTTGCGCGGCCATGGCAAACTGGCGATCAGCGGTCACTCCGAAAATTATCCATTTGCAATTGAATATGAATTTGTTTAA
- a CDS encoding FAD-dependent monooxygenase has translation MRRDHAIVIGASIGGLLSARVLSDVYAKVTILERDTLPDGVQFRAGVPQGRQLHLLLMRGLLELEKLFPNIREDMKALGGNELDLMNDCRYLFAAGWAEPRPSDYRSIIATRPLFDAAILGRIRQIPNIEIQTRQEVTDLLFHGRQVVGVKLRNRDTGEQHELNANLVVDAAGRPSKLPEWLEQHQFGRVKETIYKSDVGYATRMYTAPADWQGWPAIFVMPMPPHIRHGATFLKVENDQWLLTIGGVGSQRPPTDSTEFEAWLARMRTPLIAEITQKFTPASQVYGYAKTENRWVHYEQLPVMPAGLIAIADSVCALNPIYGQGITNTAMSVQVLAKHLQREGIGSAPWALSFQKALARRNKAGWLTTISEDSRLADTPTYRPILPIRVLQWYSDKVNMAAAGNHAATNAMVGAIHMIGSAASLFTPKVLLAASRFFRSQPPSSVPAAPDK, from the coding sequence ATGAGACGAGACCATGCGATTGTGATCGGAGCCAGCATCGGTGGCTTATTGAGTGCCCGTGTGTTGAGTGACGTTTATGCTAAAGTGACGATTTTGGAGCGTGATACGCTGCCCGATGGGGTGCAATTTCGGGCGGGCGTGCCGCAAGGTCGCCAATTGCACTTGTTGCTGATGCGCGGTTTACTCGAATTAGAAAAACTGTTTCCCAACATTCGCGAAGATATGAAGGCGCTTGGCGGCAACGAGCTTGATCTGATGAACGATTGTCGTTATTTATTTGCGGCAGGCTGGGCCGAACCACGACCCTCGGATTATCGCAGCATCATCGCCACCCGCCCCTTGTTCGATGCAGCGATTCTTGGGCGCATTCGCCAAATTCCCAATATTGAAATCCAAACGCGCCAAGAAGTGACTGATTTGCTCTTTCACGGGCGACAAGTTGTCGGGGTCAAGTTGCGCAATCGTGATACTGGTGAGCAGCATGAACTTAATGCCAACTTGGTTGTCGATGCGGCTGGTCGTCCATCCAAGCTGCCAGAATGGCTGGAACAACATCAATTTGGGCGAGTCAAAGAGACCATTTACAAATCAGATGTGGGCTATGCCACCAGAATGTACACCGCTCCTGCCGATTGGCAAGGCTGGCCAGCGATCTTTGTGATGCCGATGCCGCCGCATATTCGCCATGGCGCAACTTTTCTTAAGGTTGAAAACGACCAATGGCTCTTGACGATTGGCGGAGTTGGCAGCCAACGCCCGCCAACCGATAGTACCGAGTTTGAGGCTTGGTTGGCACGGATGCGCACGCCCTTGATTGCTGAAATTACCCAGAAATTTACGCCTGCCAGCCAAGTCTATGGTTATGCCAAAACCGAAAATCGTTGGGTGCATTACGAACAATTGCCAGTCATGCCCGCTGGCCTCATTGCGATTGCTGATAGCGTGTGTGCCTTGAATCCAATTTATGGCCAAGGTATTACTAATACTGCCATGAGCGTTCAGGTTTTAGCCAAGCATCTGCAACGTGAGGGCATAGGCAGCGCACCATGGGCCTTGAGCTTCCAAAAAGCCTTGGCTCGCCGCAACAAAGCGGGCTGGCTTACCACCATCAGCGAAGATTCACGACTGGCTGATACGCCGACCTATCGCCCAATTTTGCCGATTCGCGTGCTGCAATGGTATAGCGATAAGGTAAATATGGCGGCGGCAGGCAATCATGCTGCTACCAACGCCATGGTTGGCGCGATTCATATGATCGGCTCAGCCGCGAGCTTGTTTACACCCAAAGTATTGCTTGCCGCCTCGCGCTTTTTCCGTTCGCAACCACCAAGCAGCGTGCCAGCAGCGCCTGATAAATAA
- a CDS encoding long-chain fatty acid--CoA ligase, whose product MNEIETLDFEIRALMQAGVRPIDPDDDSLFNDLALRTFRYQWQHNVVYQRYCERRMLSPERVKHWSEIPAVPTTAFKHLPLTTFPPEEAQAIYRTSGTTQGSEQRGTHYIRDRSLYEASLRPNLAYHLFPDAKRLPIYVLFWHPNELPQSSLAHMISDAVEQHGTAESRYVFSAAGLDSASLAESLDAAVAKNTPVCLMGVMYTFVYFLDWCAEHGKRWQLPKGSRLMDTGGSKGKVREIARNDLYALYSEVLGIPSTMCVNEYGMTELGSQFYDCSLHSAYLREWQPRHKVIVPWVRTQIVDPTTFAPLPAGQTGLLRHLDLANLYSVLALQTEDLGVVVADGFEVLGRASGAELRGCSLAVEDVLAARRNGNG is encoded by the coding sequence ATGAACGAAATTGAAACGCTCGATTTTGAAATTCGGGCTTTGATGCAAGCGGGTGTTCGCCCGATTGACCCCGATGACGATAGTTTGTTTAATGATTTAGCCTTGCGCACGTTTCGCTATCAATGGCAGCATAATGTGGTGTATCAGCGCTATTGCGAACGGCGGATGCTCAGCCCTGAGCGGGTAAAGCATTGGTCGGAGATTCCGGCAGTGCCAACCACGGCCTTCAAACATCTGCCCTTAACCACCTTTCCGCCCGAAGAAGCCCAGGCGATCTATCGCACCAGCGGTACGACCCAAGGCAGTGAACAACGGGGCACGCACTATATTCGCGATCGCTCGTTGTATGAAGCGTCGTTACGGCCAAATTTAGCCTATCATCTGTTTCCCGATGCTAAACGCCTGCCAATCTATGTGCTTTTTTGGCATCCCAATGAGCTACCACAGTCGTCGCTAGCACATATGATCAGCGATGCAGTGGAGCAGCATGGCACAGCTGAAAGCCGCTATGTGTTTAGTGCAGCAGGCCTAGATTCAGCCAGCCTCGCCGAATCGCTTGATGCAGCAGTGGCCAAGAATACTCCGGTTTGCTTGATGGGCGTGATGTATACCTTCGTCTATTTTTTGGATTGGTGCGCCGAGCATGGCAAGCGTTGGCAATTGCCCAAAGGTAGCCGTTTGATGGATACCGGCGGCTCCAAAGGCAAAGTGCGCGAAATTGCCCGCAACGATCTCTATGCGCTCTACAGCGAAGTTTTGGGGATTCCATCGACTATGTGTGTCAACGAATATGGTATGACCGAACTGGGCAGCCAATTTTACGATTGCTCGTTGCACTCGGCCTACCTCCGCGAATGGCAACCACGCCATAAGGTGATTGTGCCCTGGGTTCGCACCCAGATCGTCGATCCAACCACCTTTGCACCATTGCCTGCTGGCCAAACTGGACTGTTACGCCACCTTGATTTGGCTAATCTCTACTCGGTACTCGCATTGCAAACCGAAGATTTAGGCGTGGTTGTAGCTGATGGGTTTGAGGTGCTTGGTCGAGCCAGCGGCGCAGAATTGCGCGGTTGTTCGCTGGCGGTTGAAGATGTTCTCGCCGCTCGCCGTAATGGCAACGGTTAA
- a CDS encoding DUF58 domain-containing protein, which translates to MKGRRAGLFVLVLLLIIGLLSDVTLLPLVAMLGIMALLAVELWEWRMFRHVDYRRELGHTHLFPDNRTTLSITLSNRKFLPLPFVNLHDLVPVGITLEQIETQPAASPNYRVLARAFGISSYQQVTRQYTILCPQRGLHRFGPANLSASDPLGLSTSRATINEIDRLIVYPRLLTEPELGLPLRELLGTIRASQRLLTDPVVPIGIRDYTQSDPLKSIHWTATARRGQLQTRIYEPVTALTVMCILDIETIVPSYLGVNKFQGERLISMAATVCSALHKAGHAVGLWSNAALVEGNTAIQLPPNRSPKQASAILEVLAQMSLYSRLEIAKFIGREQSRLPLGATVLLISAVDTPAHRSALTRLREYGYAPVWLYLGQHAPKVGGVKLIHSHQREP; encoded by the coding sequence ATGAAAGGGCGACGAGCAGGCTTATTTGTTTTGGTCTTGCTCTTGATTATTGGCTTGCTGAGCGATGTGACGCTGTTGCCTTTGGTTGCAATGCTGGGGATTATGGCCTTGCTCGCGGTCGAATTATGGGAATGGCGCATGTTTCGGCATGTTGATTATCGACGTGAGCTAGGCCATACCCATCTTTTTCCCGATAACCGCACCACCCTCAGCATTACCCTTAGCAATCGCAAATTCTTGCCCTTGCCATTTGTTAATCTGCACGATTTAGTGCCAGTTGGCATTACACTTGAGCAAATTGAAACCCAGCCCGCTGCTAGCCCCAATTATCGAGTGCTAGCGCGGGCGTTTGGCATCAGCAGCTATCAACAAGTAACTCGTCAATATACAATTCTCTGCCCACAACGGGGTTTGCACCGTTTTGGCCCAGCCAATTTGAGCGCCAGCGATCCACTTGGCTTGAGTACGAGTCGCGCAACCATTAATGAGATTGATCGCTTGATCGTCTACCCTCGCTTGCTGACGGAACCAGAGTTGGGCTTGCCTTTACGCGAATTATTAGGCACGATTCGTGCATCGCAACGCTTGCTGACCGACCCAGTTGTGCCAATTGGTATCCGCGATTATACCCAAAGCGACCCGCTCAAAAGCATTCATTGGACGGCGACGGCGCGGCGGGGCCAATTGCAAACTCGCATTTACGAGCCAGTTACGGCGCTGACCGTGATGTGTATTCTCGATATCGAAACGATTGTGCCCTCGTATCTTGGGGTGAATAAATTTCAGGGCGAACGTTTAATTAGTATGGCGGCAACGGTTTGTAGCGCTTTGCACAAAGCAGGGCATGCGGTTGGTTTATGGTCGAATGCAGCGCTGGTTGAAGGCAACACCGCCATCCAACTGCCCCCCAATCGTAGCCCCAAACAAGCCAGCGCCATCTTAGAAGTATTGGCCCAAATGTCGCTCTACTCGCGGCTAGAAATTGCCAAATTTATTGGGCGCGAGCAATCGCGTTTGCCGCTAGGTGCGACGGTTTTGCTAATTAGTGCGGTGGATACGCCGGCCCATCGCAGCGCCTTGACTCGTTTGCGCGAATATGGCTATGCCCCCGTTTGGCTGTATTTGGGCCAGCATGCCCCGAAAGTTGGCGGAGTTAAGCTGATTCATAGTCACCAGAGGGAGCCATGA
- a CDS encoding GGDEF domain-containing protein: MALDQPTVALIVGIGLLLQALVIGAFLVFVRRYQGIRCFLIGTIGLGLGFLALALLPQTSLAAITSSYILILSGLFGLSSGILRFIGATSSAKIYAICWLIVAGMLSLCAWWFADPGLIINLAMLLGSAGMAYTALQVFFQRTIPYQSASRLLALALTLKIAIIFLGLAYFWYSQRWPSLTTLKLGYSVLILLLSLLWTGGFAVMITQRMQCDLSALASIDVLTGIANRRAINEYLEQAIAKWRRNQQGFAVIMLDIDCFKQINDRYGHHAGDSVLRHIALVLSEQVRINDLIGRWGGEEFLLIVDADTIQQATLMAERLRQAIQQQPTVWDDHVIQHTVSIGIALCGTHGFNEAQLLTAADLALYEAKETGKNRWIVYERRLLNQLDPALELANEGLIFDVDSSIYA, encoded by the coding sequence ATGGCGCTTGACCAGCCAACGGTTGCCTTAATTGTCGGAATTGGCTTGTTGCTCCAAGCATTGGTAATTGGGGCTTTTTTAGTTTTTGTTCGGCGTTATCAAGGGATTCGCTGCTTTTTAATTGGCACGATTGGTTTAGGTTTGGGCTTTTTAGCCTTAGCTTTATTGCCCCAAACCTCATTAGCAGCAATCACAAGTAGTTATATTTTGATACTCAGTGGCTTGTTTGGGCTAAGCAGTGGGATTTTACGCTTCATCGGGGCTACCAGTTCAGCCAAAATTTATGCGATCTGTTGGCTAATCGTTGCTGGAATGCTCAGTCTGTGTGCTTGGTGGTTTGCCGATCCAGGCTTAATTATCAATTTGGCGATGCTGCTTGGTAGCGCAGGCATGGCCTATACTGCGCTCCAAGTATTTTTTCAGCGCACCATCCCCTATCAAAGTGCCAGTCGTTTGTTGGCTTTGGCCTTGACCCTCAAAATTGCAATTATCTTTTTGGGCTTGGCCTATTTTTGGTATAGCCAGCGCTGGCCGAGCCTGACGACCTTGAAACTAGGCTATAGCGTGCTGATTTTGCTGCTTTCGCTGCTGTGGACTGGCGGCTTTGCGGTAATGATTACCCAGCGCATGCAATGTGATTTATCGGCCTTGGCCAGCATTGATGTCTTAACGGGCATTGCCAATCGCCGCGCAATCAACGAATATTTAGAGCAGGCGATTGCCAAATGGCGACGCAACCAGCAGGGTTTTGCGGTAATCATGCTCGATATTGATTGTTTTAAACAGATTAATGATCGTTATGGTCACCACGCTGGCGATTCCGTGTTGCGCCATATTGCCTTGGTGCTGAGCGAACAAGTGCGAATTAACGATCTAATTGGGCGCTGGGGAGGCGAAGAGTTTCTTTTGATTGTTGATGCCGATACGATCCAGCAAGCAACCTTGATGGCTGAACGCTTACGTCAAGCTATTCAGCAACAACCAACCGTCTGGGATGATCACGTGATTCAGCATACAGTCAGCATTGGGATTGCGCTCTGTGGAACGCATGGCTTCAACGAAGCCCAATTACTGACTGCTGCCGATTTAGCGCTTTACGAGGCCAAGGAAACTGGTAAAAATCGCTGGATTGTCTATGAGCGCCGTTTGTTGAACCAGCTTGATCCAGCGCTAGAACTGGCCAACGAAGGGCTTATTTTCGATGTTGATTCATCGATTTATGCCTAA
- a CDS encoding NUDIX domain-containing protein, which yields MAQYLYGDRIAAQGRLMLGCSATLFDATRSKLLLTRRTDNGRWCLPGGAVDAGESVSEACVREVFEETGLTVQVVRLLGIYSNPHRMVRYADGNQYHVISMNFEVALIGGELGLSNETTEVGYFSQAEIDTMDLIDPHRERMAAIWSNDSIPTIA from the coding sequence ATGGCCCAATATCTGTATGGTGATCGCATCGCTGCCCAAGGCCGCTTGATGCTTGGTTGCTCAGCAACCTTATTCGATGCCACGCGCAGTAAGCTTTTATTAACCCGCCGCACCGATAACGGGCGCTGGTGTTTGCCTGGTGGAGCAGTCGATGCTGGCGAATCGGTCAGCGAAGCCTGCGTTCGCGAGGTTTTTGAGGAAACTGGGCTGACGGTGCAGGTTGTGCGCTTGCTGGGCATTTATAGCAATCCACATCGCATGGTGCGCTACGCTGATGGCAATCAATATCATGTGATTAGCATGAATTTTGAGGTGGCCTTGATTGGTGGTGAGCTAGGATTAAGCAACGAAACCACCGAAGTCGGCTATTTCAGCCAAGCCGAAATTGATACAATGGATCTGATCGATCCGCACCGTGAGCGGATGGCGGCGATTTGGAGCAATGATTCCATTCCAACAATTGCTTGA
- a CDS encoding DUF4129 domain-containing protein — translation MINRQSAKLIVLLSACIAYSSLISVVLNSLDSVGDQPSTVWRWPIFLFGMITMASLRQRLRQRSAIITAASAIGIAMVGWLWIRTERSGQELVLSGFGAGFLMSRAINSDQWNHDWLQQLFWRGLGVLVAFVALGPVMTRGALEQPGLLQLFIIQALAFVAACLFAIMLDQSNQAELQTPPMLGWSSLFTLALVGIPLLVFGVADGQRSILGLILGAFMDGLVLIAGGLAVALSWLVGWLIPSFKPNQRPPIEPSMPQAADPSSLMPEETSQVSSLLGDLLNIGVAIILLLMIAWLIYRVVHWLRNFETKPIAQGEVVIEQSIWSFDSLREQLLERFRRKKPWKLDTNDPQVQKVRRIYTQFLELGEDHGQPRSKHQTAHEYGRGYAQQQPTNEPAIDELTAIYTQARYAEQLDAEAVARAEQALKTIQKQQP, via the coding sequence ATGATCAATCGTCAGAGCGCCAAATTAATCGTTTTGCTCAGCGCCTGCATCGCCTATAGCAGCTTGATTAGCGTTGTGCTGAATAGCCTTGATAGTGTTGGCGATCAACCAAGCACGGTCTGGCGCTGGCCAATTTTCCTGTTTGGCATGATCACAATGGCTAGTTTGCGCCAACGTTTGCGTCAGCGCAGCGCGATCATTACTGCTGCCAGCGCGATTGGGATCGCCATGGTTGGCTGGCTTTGGATACGGACTGAACGCAGTGGCCAAGAATTGGTCTTGAGTGGTTTTGGGGCAGGCTTTTTGATGTCGCGGGCAATCAACTCTGATCAATGGAACCATGATTGGTTGCAACAACTCTTTTGGCGCGGACTAGGTGTATTGGTGGCATTTGTGGCGCTTGGCCCAGTGATGACCCGTGGCGCATTAGAGCAACCAGGGTTGCTTCAACTTTTTATTATTCAAGCCTTGGCGTTTGTAGCGGCATGTTTATTTGCGATTATGCTCGATCAGAGCAACCAAGCTGAGTTGCAAACCCCGCCGATGTTGGGCTGGAGCAGCCTATTTACCTTGGCACTGGTAGGAATTCCCTTGCTCGTGTTTGGAGTTGCTGACGGTCAGCGCAGCATCTTAGGCCTGATTCTGGGCGCATTTATGGATGGTTTGGTACTAATTGCTGGAGGGTTAGCTGTAGCCTTATCGTGGTTGGTTGGCTGGCTGATTCCATCATTCAAGCCCAATCAACGCCCACCAATTGAGCCAAGCATGCCTCAAGCAGCCGATCCCTCAAGCCTAATGCCTGAAGAAACCAGTCAAGTAAGTTCGTTGCTCGGCGACCTGCTGAATATTGGGGTGGCAATTATTCTCTTGCTGATGATTGCTTGGCTAATTTATCGAGTGGTACACTGGTTGCGCAATTTTGAAACCAAGCCGATTGCCCAAGGCGAAGTGGTAATCGAGCAATCGATTTGGTCGTTCGATAGCCTACGTGAGCAACTTTTAGAGCGTTTTCGGCGCAAAAAACCATGGAAACTTGATACCAACGATCCGCAGGTGCAAAAAGTACGGCGGATTTATACTCAATTTTTGGAGTTGGGCGAAGATCATGGCCAACCACGTAGCAAACATCAAACCGCTCACGAATATGGGCGTGGGTATGCACAACAACAACCAACCAACGAGCCAGCGATTGATGAACTAACAGCTATCTATACCCAAGCCCGGTATGCCGAGCAACTTGATGCCGAGGCCGTAGCTCGCGCTGAGCAAGCCCTAAAAACCATCCAAAAGCAGCAGCCCTAG